A section of the Paenibacillus aurantius genome encodes:
- a CDS encoding DUF455 family protein: MARKIEVDVTDYSFLEEDSAYKGSLLRPIDTARLLQPCFWLEFELSRMTIGWVPGVPDWDVKGELVRMGYLHTEHMKLLRDRIHELPGPDIGEHASPPAGIRDACQRISCAPTFAEFATGYHHLVSKLNRRYEEFMESFDPVLDAPTLDRIRHILVDRDRLLGWAVPFTMFAGIDDPEERDAYREWTRYVNDVWTALEKSVPGSVPDWPAPPAREPAGPIPLQAAHDPRYPLVDLTKYKSAMFDPQSPTYDSVKHMVFINASEMSAAESLCYLYYGVQGMPADFYMDVARHTWDEIRHSQMGVRRLKQWGYRTEDFAWHPPTIPTPETMQQVFPEFYSSLTMVMEPCSFIKKRKSITAFMEHGDPLSSIQSEYDIADERLHVGFGQKWGAKLYEHTGDFVTAGKVAETVKRSHLVKMGYTQEQIDQVLKSFPEFCGFATMDLNYAKY, translated from the coding sequence ATGGCGAGAAAAATTGAAGTCGACGTAACCGACTACAGCTTCCTGGAGGAGGATTCGGCTTACAAGGGCTCGCTTCTCCGTCCGATCGACACCGCCCGTTTGCTGCAACCGTGCTTCTGGCTGGAATTTGAATTGTCCCGCATGACCATCGGCTGGGTGCCGGGGGTTCCCGACTGGGACGTTAAAGGCGAGCTCGTCCGGATGGGCTATCTGCACACGGAGCACATGAAGCTGCTGCGGGACCGGATCCATGAGCTGCCCGGACCGGACATCGGGGAGCATGCTTCGCCCCCTGCAGGAATCCGGGACGCCTGCCAGCGCATTTCCTGTGCGCCGACGTTCGCGGAATTCGCCACCGGCTACCACCATCTTGTCTCCAAGCTTAACCGGAGGTACGAAGAATTCATGGAATCGTTCGATCCCGTCCTCGATGCTCCGACCCTGGACCGGATTCGGCATATTCTGGTCGACCGTGACCGGCTGCTCGGCTGGGCGGTCCCCTTCACGATGTTTGCAGGAATAGACGATCCCGAAGAGCGGGATGCCTATCGGGAGTGGACCCGGTATGTGAACGACGTCTGGACCGCGCTGGAAAAATCCGTACCGGGCTCTGTGCCCGATTGGCCGGCCCCTCCCGCCCGGGAACCGGCTGGCCCCATTCCTCTGCAAGCGGCGCACGACCCCCGGTATCCGCTTGTGGATCTGACGAAATACAAAAGCGCCATGTTCGACCCGCAATCCCCGACCTATGACAGCGTCAAGCATATGGTGTTCATCAACGCCAGCGAAATGTCGGCGGCGGAAAGCCTGTGCTACCTGTACTATGGAGTACAGGGCATGCCCGCGGATTTCTACATGGATGTCGCCCGTCATACGTGGGACGAGATCCGGCACAGCCAGATGGGGGTTCGCCGGCTGAAGCAGTGGGGCTACCGGACGGAGGATTTTGCCTGGCATCCGCCGACCATTCCGACCCCGGAAACGATGCAGCAGGTTTTTCCGGAATTTTATTCAAGTCTGACTATGGTCATGGAGCCCTGCTCGTTCATCAAGAAACGGAAATCGATCACCGCTTTTATGGAGCATGGGGATCCTTTATCGTCCATTCAGTCGGAATACGATATTGCGGACGAAAGGCTTCATGTGGGCTTCGGCCAGAAGTGGGGAGCCAAGCTGTATGAACACACGGGGGATTTCGTGACGGCCGGCAAGGTGGCGGAGACCGTCAAGCGAAGCCATCTGGTGAAGATGGGATACACCCAGGAGCAAATCGATCAGGTTCTGAAGAGCTTTCCCGAATTTTGCGGGTTTGCCACCATGGATTTGAACTATGCGAAGTATTAA
- a CDS encoding family 78 glycoside hydrolase catalytic domain: MHLTAYHLRVEYKENPLGIDRLRPRLGWRLQSGLRRDVQSAYRLIVSSSREALLGDSGDLWDTGKVPSDCSQHIEYEGAGLTSGQEVFWKVMVWDREGRPSPWSEPAVWSMGLLERSEWKGKWIGLKSPHAPTHAAPKPAVYLRKSLQVSKPVRRAVLYAAALGAYELYLNGSPIGNGSLNPDWTDYAIRLQYQAFDVTGQLAEGGNGLGVLLGHGWYSGYIGMFGYQRYGRDPRIMLQLNVEYQDGTVEKSYTDSTWKASFGPLVATDFQMGETYDARLAFPGWKEPAFNDAEWRQAEVFYDYKGFLCGAVCPPVKPVMELSPVSVERKETGTYVIDMGQNMVGRLRVRLSGEPGTTVILRHGEALDENGNLYTDNLRLTRQTDTYILNGEEEEWFEPFFTVHGFRYVELSGYPDVLSTEDVVGVVLHSALPKTGTLETSHPLLNQLISNIEWTQRGNFVSVPTDCPQRDERHGWTGDALVFFRTACYQLESASFFTKWLTDLTDAQRPTGAFTDFAPFIPGGKTEHGGDMTYDHTASAGWADAGVLVPWMMYQVYGDKRILQEHYPSMIRWIRFLQEMHPRHIREDLPQYGDWLSIPETGGIAELRNVSSLSTTPYDVFATSYYAYSVGVLALVAEKLGRHEEAKEWAELKEDIMKAYQKAFIDGSGRIKGDTQSAYMLALAMDLLPEDQRQAAVERLLQLLEQRNWHLSTGIHGTRYLLTLLVEAGQEEAAFRIMMKETFPSWLYSIRQGATTIWERWDGWTEERGFQRAGMNSLNHYALGSVGEWLYRYVGGIDYDEPGFKRIRIQPRIGGGLESARCQYESIYGPIACSWQQEAGRLHLSVSIPANTSASIRIPLKAGQRIIESGRDLGLSEDLRVIVHEKDYCLLDAGSGDYLFRVEGEPRKSLAPIEGQVPYSR, encoded by the coding sequence ATGCACTTAACCGCCTATCATTTACGAGTGGAATATAAAGAGAATCCGCTGGGCATCGATCGGCTGAGGCCCCGTCTCGGCTGGAGACTCCAGTCCGGCTTGCGGAGGGACGTTCAGTCGGCTTACCGCCTTATAGTGTCTTCCAGCCGGGAGGCGCTGCTCGGGGATTCCGGCGACCTGTGGGATACGGGGAAAGTGCCGTCCGATTGTTCCCAGCATATCGAATATGAAGGAGCCGGCTTGACATCCGGTCAGGAGGTTTTCTGGAAGGTGATGGTTTGGGACCGGGAGGGACGCCCATCCCCATGGAGCGAGCCGGCCGTCTGGTCCATGGGACTGCTGGAACGAAGCGAGTGGAAGGGCAAATGGATCGGCCTGAAATCGCCGCATGCTCCGACCCATGCCGCGCCTAAGCCTGCCGTGTACTTAAGAAAGAGCCTCCAAGTATCCAAGCCGGTCAGGCGGGCTGTCCTGTATGCAGCGGCACTTGGGGCTTATGAGCTTTACCTGAACGGAAGTCCAATCGGCAATGGCTCCTTGAACCCCGATTGGACGGACTACGCCATCCGGCTCCAGTACCAGGCCTTCGATGTGACAGGACAGCTGGCCGAAGGAGGCAACGGCTTGGGGGTTCTGCTCGGCCACGGCTGGTACTCCGGGTATATCGGCATGTTTGGCTATCAGCGGTATGGCAGGGACCCCCGGATTATGCTTCAGCTGAACGTGGAGTACCAGGACGGAACGGTCGAGAAGTCATACACGGACTCTACATGGAAAGCCTCGTTCGGGCCGCTCGTTGCCACGGATTTTCAGATGGGCGAAACGTACGACGCCCGGTTGGCTTTTCCCGGCTGGAAGGAACCGGCGTTCAACGATGCGGAATGGAGGCAGGCGGAGGTCTTTTACGATTACAAAGGCTTTCTGTGCGGGGCGGTATGCCCTCCGGTAAAGCCGGTTATGGAGCTCTCTCCGGTGTCGGTCGAGCGGAAGGAAACCGGCACTTATGTGATCGATATGGGGCAAAACATGGTCGGCCGGCTGCGGGTGCGGTTATCGGGCGAGCCGGGGACCACGGTCATCCTCCGCCATGGGGAGGCTTTGGATGAAAACGGTAACCTGTACACGGATAACCTACGCTTAACCCGCCAGACCGACACGTACATTCTGAACGGGGAAGAGGAGGAGTGGTTTGAGCCGTTCTTTACCGTTCACGGCTTCCGGTATGTGGAGCTATCCGGTTACCCGGATGTTCTAAGCACTGAGGACGTGGTGGGCGTTGTCCTGCACTCGGCCCTGCCGAAGACGGGGACGCTGGAAACCTCCCATCCGCTGCTTAACCAACTGATCTCCAACATCGAATGGACGCAGCGGGGCAACTTCGTAAGCGTACCAACCGATTGTCCGCAGCGCGACGAACGGCACGGGTGGACGGGGGATGCCCTGGTGTTTTTCCGGACGGCCTGCTACCAGCTGGAATCCGCCTCCTTCTTTACCAAATGGCTGACGGATCTAACTGACGCCCAGCGTCCGACCGGCGCTTTCACCGATTTCGCCCCATTTATACCGGGTGGAAAAACGGAGCACGGAGGAGACATGACCTATGACCATACGGCTTCGGCGGGATGGGCGGATGCGGGGGTTCTCGTTCCCTGGATGATGTATCAGGTGTACGGCGACAAGCGGATTCTTCAGGAGCACTACCCGTCCATGATCCGGTGGATCCGGTTCCTGCAAGAAATGCATCCGCGCCATATCCGGGAGGATCTGCCTCAGTATGGAGACTGGCTGTCCATTCCGGAAACCGGGGGGATCGCCGAGCTGCGGAATGTGTCCTCCTTGTCCACGACACCGTACGACGTTTTCGCCACCTCTTATTATGCTTACTCCGTAGGAGTGCTGGCCCTTGTGGCCGAAAAGCTCGGGCGTCACGAGGAAGCCAAGGAGTGGGCAGAGCTCAAGGAGGACATCATGAAGGCCTACCAGAAGGCGTTCATCGACGGTTCCGGCCGGATTAAAGGAGACACCCAATCGGCGTATATGCTGGCACTCGCGATGGATTTGCTTCCAGAGGACCAGCGGCAGGCAGCCGTGGAACGTCTTCTCCAGCTTCTGGAGCAGCGGAACTGGCACCTTTCCACCGGCATTCACGGAACCCGCTACTTGCTGACGCTGCTAGTGGAAGCCGGACAGGAGGAGGCCGCATTCCGGATCATGATGAAAGAGACGTTCCCGTCTTGGCTGTACTCGATTCGGCAGGGGGCTACCACCATATGGGAGCGCTGGGACGGATGGACGGAGGAGAGAGGCTTTCAGCGGGCGGGCATGAATTCCTTGAACCATTACGCCCTCGGTTCGGTCGGCGAATGGCTGTACCGGTATGTGGGAGGAATCGATTACGACGAGCCGGGCTTCAAGCGTATCCGCATCCAGCCGAGAATCGGAGGCGGCCTCGAGTCGGCCCGCTGCCAATATGAGTCGATCTATGGACCCATCGCCTGCTCCTGGCAGCAGGAGGCGGGGAGGCTTCACTTGTCCGTCTCGATTCCCGCCAACACGTCCGCTTCTATCCGCATCCCGCTGAAGGCCGGCCAGAGAATCATAGAAAGCGGCCGGGATCTCGGCTTGTCGGAAGACCTGCGGGTGATCGTTCACGAGAAGGATTATTGTTTGCTCGATGCCGGCTCCGGGGACTATCTGTTTCGGGTCGAAGGCGAGCCGCGGAAAAGTCTGGCCCCCATCGAGGGGCAAGTGCCTTATTCCCGGTAG
- a CDS encoding DUF455 family protein has protein sequence MSDQSKREWSKKELRRIPQAAGLRRAAAFQRSLIGITGAWIARLRHAECKYMAARHLWEWAEIFDGLRKRLLEMPGGKPDAPLENHLNSVLEEALFAADEEPFLDALYNVLLPALRRAYLGYIQSTVELPDRPSVHLLKDAARTIEQQLQEGRDMLQSFRRERDTAPDTASDVSASGSDSSAEWVRHMQALLDTAGGLSGKAETATVEAKRRYAGRTYRSPEMQHRTVGSHYSYEHPIEGYLWSNNLKGDPLIERAALAVWLYNELDAAEYLSPILYEVRGMPWEFYYDVARHTWDEARHSEFGLKLMTALGFTPGEFEVWVATYMSSIQLKPYERYAAVTCWYEPGSFQVKPDYLARLAEEAGGEDLAVELLRFDLADETLHVSFGHKWVEKLMRHYGDSRTVDEFVAEVKKLGTALREEQAAAFTRTMPDANRHTLESIREHMERWMEEKGKAIPVYAAQTSTEHGGAEDDWREGSSL, from the coding sequence ATGTCGGACCAATCTAAGCGGGAGTGGAGCAAAAAAGAACTGCGGCGCATCCCGCAAGCTGCCGGTTTGCGCCGGGCGGCGGCGTTTCAGAGAAGCCTGATCGGCATAACGGGCGCATGGATCGCACGCTTGAGGCATGCCGAGTGCAAGTACATGGCAGCCCGTCACCTGTGGGAATGGGCCGAGATTTTCGATGGCCTGAGGAAGAGGCTTCTGGAAATGCCCGGAGGAAAGCCGGATGCCCCGCTTGAGAATCATTTGAACAGCGTGCTAGAGGAGGCTCTCTTTGCGGCGGATGAAGAGCCCTTTCTGGATGCTCTATATAATGTCCTCCTACCCGCTCTCCGCCGTGCATATCTTGGTTATATTCAGTCCACGGTGGAACTGCCGGACCGTCCTTCCGTTCATCTTCTTAAAGACGCGGCGAGAACTATCGAGCAGCAGCTCCAGGAAGGCCGAGACATGCTCCAGTCCTTCCGGAGGGAGCGTGACACCGCTCCGGATACGGCTTCGGACGTGTCTGCTTCGGGTTCTGACTCCTCTGCCGAATGGGTCCGGCATATGCAAGCCCTCCTCGATACAGCGGGAGGCCTTTCGGGGAAAGCCGAAACGGCAACCGTGGAAGCGAAGCGGCGCTATGCCGGTCGAACTTATCGTTCGCCGGAGATGCAGCACCGGACGGTTGGTTCGCATTACTCCTATGAGCATCCGATCGAAGGGTATTTGTGGTCAAACAACTTGAAGGGCGACCCGTTGATCGAACGGGCCGCTCTGGCCGTCTGGCTGTACAACGAGCTCGACGCGGCCGAGTACCTTTCTCCGATTCTGTATGAAGTGAGAGGCATGCCGTGGGAGTTCTATTATGACGTGGCGAGGCATACCTGGGACGAGGCCCGGCATTCCGAATTCGGGTTAAAGCTCATGACGGCTCTGGGGTTCACTCCCGGGGAGTTTGAAGTGTGGGTGGCGACCTATATGAGCTCCATCCAATTGAAGCCCTATGAACGGTATGCCGCGGTTACGTGCTGGTACGAGCCGGGCAGCTTTCAGGTCAAGCCGGATTATTTGGCAAGGCTCGCGGAAGAAGCCGGAGGGGAAGACCTGGCGGTGGAGCTGCTCCGATTCGATCTGGCCGATGAAACCCTTCATGTCAGCTTCGGCCACAAGTGGGTGGAGAAGCTGATGCGCCATTACGGGGATAGCCGGACGGTGGACGAATTTGTGGCGGAAGTCAAGAAGCTCGGAACGGCCTTGCGGGAAGAGCAGGCGGCCGCCTTCACCCGAACGATGCCGGACGCGAACCGCCATACGCTGGAATCCATTCGGGAGCATATGGAGAGATGGATGGAGGAGAAGGGCAAGGCCATCCCGGTTTATGCCGCGCAAACCAGCACGGAGCATGGAGGGGCCGAAGATGATTGGCGAGAAGGTTCTAGTCTATAG